From Psychrobacillus sp. FSL K6-2836, a single genomic window includes:
- a CDS encoding demethylmenaquinone methyltransferase, with protein sequence MGKSKEQYVHEVFEKISDNYDSMNSVISFQQHKAWRKDTIKAMQVKSGNKALDVCCGTADWTIALAEATGPTGEVRGLDFSQNMLNVGLEKVKHISQVELIQGNAMELPFEDNSFDYVTIGFGLRNVPDYTQVLSEMNRVAKPGGMVVCLETSQPDSKLFNGLFRFYFRYIMPIFGKLFAKSYKEYSWLQESAKDFPNRAELTKLFEKVGLVNVTSKPYSGGAAARHIGYKKDI encoded by the coding sequence GTGGGGAAATCAAAAGAACAATATGTGCATGAAGTTTTCGAAAAGATATCCGATAATTATGATTCGATGAATTCGGTTATTAGTTTTCAACAACATAAAGCATGGCGAAAAGATACGATAAAGGCTATGCAAGTAAAATCTGGAAACAAAGCATTGGACGTATGTTGTGGAACAGCAGATTGGACAATCGCATTGGCTGAGGCAACTGGACCAACTGGTGAAGTTAGAGGTTTAGATTTTAGTCAAAATATGTTAAATGTTGGACTAGAAAAAGTAAAGCATATTTCTCAAGTTGAGTTAATACAAGGAAATGCAATGGAATTACCATTCGAGGATAATTCTTTCGATTATGTAACGATTGGATTCGGTTTACGCAATGTTCCGGACTATACGCAAGTATTAAGTGAGATGAATCGTGTTGCTAAACCAGGTGGAATGGTTGTTTGTTTAGAAACGTCACAACCAGATTCGAAATTATTCAATGGACTATTCCGATTCTATTTCCGTTATATCATGCCGATCTTCGGTAAACTTTTTGCGAAAAGCTATAAAGAATACTCATGGTTACAGGAGTCTGCAAAAGACTTTCCAAATAGAGCTGAGTTAACTAAGCTATTTGAAAAAGTGGGCTTAGTCAATGTTACAAGCAAACCATATAGTGGTGGGGCCGCAGCTAGACATATTGGGTATAAAAAAGATATTTAA
- a CDS encoding CheR family methyltransferase, producing the protein MPDYIKFVDSIKKKTGIDLAAYKEAQMRRRLTSLYEKKGYKNFVEFYQALDTNRDLMNEFLDRMTINVSEFYRNAKRWDILQTKIFPKLLETNKRLKIWSAACSTGEEPYTIAMVLSNHVPLSQVAIHATDLDENAIQRAKVGIYPERSLAEVPTDMKNKYFENQTPFYKMSDSVKKTVTFKKHNLLKDTYDKNFDLIVCRNVMIYFTEEAKDQIYQNFSESLRSGGILFVGSTEQIFNPGKYGFETEDTFFYRKK; encoded by the coding sequence TTGCCGGATTATATTAAATTTGTGGATTCCATAAAGAAGAAAACAGGCATTGATCTTGCAGCGTATAAAGAGGCGCAGATGAGACGTAGACTTACTTCTCTGTATGAGAAAAAGGGATATAAAAATTTTGTTGAATTTTATCAAGCACTCGACACTAATAGAGATTTAATGAATGAATTTCTAGATAGAATGACGATCAATGTTTCAGAGTTTTATAGGAATGCAAAACGCTGGGATATACTACAAACTAAAATATTTCCGAAGTTATTAGAAACAAATAAACGCCTAAAAATTTGGAGCGCAGCATGCTCTACAGGTGAAGAACCCTATACAATAGCAATGGTTCTGTCCAATCATGTTCCTTTATCACAAGTTGCTATACACGCAACAGATTTAGATGAAAATGCAATACAACGTGCAAAAGTTGGTATTTATCCTGAACGTTCCCTAGCAGAAGTTCCTACGGATATGAAGAATAAGTACTTTGAGAACCAAACTCCTTTTTATAAGATGAGTGATTCGGTTAAAAAGACCGTAACATTTAAAAAACATAATCTATTGAAAGATACATATGATAAAAATTTTGATTTGATTGTTTGTCGAAATGTCATGATTTACTTTACGGAAGAAGCAAAAGATCAAATTTATCAAAACTTTAGTGAATCGCTAAGGTCTGGAGGAATTCTATTTGTCGGCAGTACGGAACAGATTTTCAATCCAGGAAAGTATGGTTTTGAAACGGAAGACACCTTTTTTTATCGGAAAAAATAA
- the folE gene encoding GTP cyclohydrolase I FolE has translation MTKVDLNKIEEAVKMILEAVGEDPSREGLLDTPKRVSKMYAEMFEGLHQDPKEYFKTVFNEEHEELVLVKDIPFYSMCEHHLVPFYGKAHVAYIPRNGVVTGLSKLARAVETTARRPQLQERITSSVADDIMQMLNPHGVYVVVEAEHMCMTMRGIKKPGAKTLTAVARGILETDDVKRSEILSFIQMK, from the coding sequence ATGACAAAAGTCGATCTGAACAAGATAGAAGAAGCTGTTAAAATGATTTTAGAGGCAGTCGGTGAAGATCCGAGTAGAGAGGGATTATTAGACACTCCTAAAAGAGTATCTAAAATGTACGCAGAAATGTTCGAAGGCTTACATCAGGATCCAAAGGAATATTTTAAAACCGTTTTTAACGAAGAGCATGAAGAGTTAGTTTTAGTGAAAGATATACCATTTTACTCCATGTGTGAACATCATTTAGTTCCTTTTTACGGAAAAGCACATGTCGCATATATTCCTCGTAACGGGGTGGTCACTGGTTTAAGTAAGCTGGCAAGAGCTGTAGAGACGACTGCTAGACGTCCTCAACTTCAAGAAAGAATCACCTCAAGCGTGGCGGATGATATAATGCAAATGCTAAATCCGCACGGTGTATATGTAGTAGTAGAAGCGGAGCATATGTGTATGACGATGCGAGGTATTAAAAAACCTGGTGCAAAAACACTTACTGCTGTTGCACGTGGTATTTTAGAAACGGACGATGTGAAGCGCTCCGAAATACTTTCATTTATACAGATGAAGTAA
- the mtrB gene encoding trp RNA-binding attenuation protein MtrB, with product MSSSDYILIKAEEDGVHVIGLTRGTDTKFHHSEKLDNGEVMIAQFTEHTSAMKIRGKASIHSANGIIQSDSKK from the coding sequence ATGTCTAGTTCAGATTATATTTTGATAAAAGCAGAGGAAGATGGAGTTCATGTAATTGGTCTTACAAGAGGAACAGATACAAAATTTCATCATTCTGAAAAACTGGATAATGGCGAAGTTATGATTGCCCAGTTTACCGAACATACGTCGGCCATGAAGATCAGAGGGAAAGCATCAATCCATTCTGCAAATGGTATTATACAATCCGATTCTAAAAAATAG
- the aroC gene encoding chorismate synthase encodes MRYLTAGESHGPQLTAIIEGLPAQLEITSEMINKELKRRQGGHGRGRRMQIEKDTVAITSGVRHGKTLGSPVCLVVNNDDWKHWTNIMGIEPLGDEIDPEDIKRQITRPRPGHADLVGGMKYGHRDLRNVLERSSARETTVRVAVGAVAKELLSKLGISIVAHVTKIGGIEADLNLANGKSIEEIREIVEADPVYCLDPVASAKMVEAIDNAKKAGDTIGGVVEVIVSGMPAGVGSYVHYDRKLDGKLAMAMMSINAFKGVEVGLGFEMANLFGSQVHDQISWSEEEGYTRDTNRLGGLEGGMSTGMPIVVRGVMKPIPTLYKPLQSVDIDTKEPFKASIERSDSCAVPAASVVAEAVIAWEIAQAVLDTFHGDKIDTLLADIESHRAYTKGF; translated from the coding sequence GTGAGATATTTAACTGCAGGTGAGTCACATGGACCACAACTAACAGCGATTATTGAGGGGTTACCAGCCCAATTAGAAATAACGAGTGAAATGATAAATAAAGAATTAAAACGTCGTCAGGGTGGACATGGTCGCGGAAGACGTATGCAAATTGAAAAAGATACAGTAGCTATCACCTCAGGTGTACGCCACGGGAAAACATTAGGATCTCCAGTTTGCCTAGTTGTAAACAATGATGATTGGAAGCATTGGACGAATATAATGGGGATTGAGCCTCTTGGAGATGAAATAGATCCTGAGGATATTAAAAGACAAATTACAAGGCCACGTCCTGGACATGCTGATTTAGTAGGTGGCATGAAGTATGGTCATCGTGATTTACGTAATGTTTTAGAAAGATCATCGGCACGTGAAACTACAGTAAGAGTTGCGGTAGGAGCAGTTGCAAAAGAATTGCTAAGTAAACTAGGTATATCCATTGTAGCTCATGTTACGAAAATTGGTGGAATTGAAGCGGATTTAAATCTAGCTAATGGTAAATCAATCGAAGAAATTCGTGAGATTGTAGAAGCTGACCCAGTTTATTGTTTAGATCCGGTAGCTTCAGCGAAAATGGTAGAAGCCATCGACAATGCAAAAAAAGCTGGAGATACGATTGGTGGAGTAGTAGAGGTAATTGTTTCTGGTATGCCAGCAGGAGTTGGTAGTTATGTGCATTATGATCGTAAGTTAGACGGTAAACTGGCGATGGCGATGATGAGCATCAATGCGTTTAAAGGCGTAGAGGTAGGGTTAGGATTTGAAATGGCTAATCTTTTTGGAAGCCAAGTTCATGATCAGATATCTTGGAGTGAAGAAGAAGGTTATACACGCGATACAAACCGTCTAGGTGGTCTAGAAGGTGGTATGTCTACGGGAATGCCAATAGTAGTGCGTGGAGTGATGAAACCAATTCCTACGCTTTACAAGCCACTTCAAAGTGTAGACATCGATACGAAAGAGCCGTTTAAGGCAAGTATTGAAAGATCGGATAGCTGTGCAGTACCAGCAGCTTCTGTGGTTGCCGAAGCCGTAATTGCTTGGGAGATTGCACAAGCAGTATTAGATACCTTCCATGGAGATAAAATAGATACATTACTTGCAGATATAGAGAGTCATAGAGCATATACAAAGGGGTTTTAA
- the aroB gene encoding 3-dehydroquinate synthase, with the protein MTIQVKTKDSVYNVHLGENILQSFCERQADALTKYDQLVLITDEHVWSLHEEYVRANFTLPFKIYIVPNGEACKTFESYYQVQSFLLEENCSRNSALLALGGGAVGDLTGFVAATFMRGIPFYQIPTTILAHDSAVGGKTAINHPNGKNMIGAFYQPTEVLYDFHFLKTLPESEVRSGLAEVIKHAIISDANWTNEFLTLPNLKAIDDKELLIWLEKGIRVKAHIVELDEKEQSYRKFLNFGHTYGHAVEATVGYGKITHGEAVMIGMIPALMLSELYGNVAAGYAKRVYELAKRLGYNFEHVLQSSFESLANYMLKDKKTMNGELHFSLLQEIGEPFVHIISLDEIKQCDEQLRLWVKEDNL; encoded by the coding sequence ATGACTATCCAAGTAAAAACGAAAGACTCCGTATACAACGTTCATTTAGGAGAGAATATTTTACAATCCTTTTGTGAAAGACAAGCAGATGCATTAACGAAATACGATCAATTAGTGTTAATTACAGATGAACATGTGTGGAGTCTACATGAGGAATATGTTCGTGCGAATTTTACGCTACCTTTTAAAATTTATATTGTTCCTAATGGTGAAGCATGCAAAACGTTTGAATCCTATTATCAAGTCCAGTCATTTTTATTAGAAGAAAATTGTTCTAGAAATTCTGCTCTTCTTGCATTAGGAGGAGGGGCAGTTGGGGACTTGACTGGATTTGTTGCTGCAACATTTATGCGGGGAATCCCTTTTTACCAAATTCCAACGACTATATTAGCGCATGATAGTGCAGTTGGAGGTAAAACTGCGATCAATCACCCAAATGGAAAGAATATGATTGGGGCATTCTATCAACCTACGGAAGTATTATATGATTTTCACTTTTTGAAAACATTGCCTGAATCAGAAGTTCGCTCTGGCCTAGCTGAAGTGATCAAGCATGCGATTATTAGTGATGCTAACTGGACAAATGAATTTCTTACTCTCCCTAACTTAAAGGCTATCGATGATAAAGAATTATTAATATGGCTAGAAAAAGGAATTCGTGTAAAAGCACATATAGTCGAATTAGACGAAAAAGAACAGTCCTATCGCAAATTTTTAAACTTTGGTCATACGTACGGCCATGCGGTTGAGGCAACTGTTGGTTACGGGAAAATCACGCATGGTGAGGCAGTGATGATCGGTATGATTCCAGCTTTAATGCTCAGTGAGCTTTATGGGAATGTCGCAGCAGGATATGCTAAACGCGTGTATGAATTAGCGAAAAGGCTTGGTTATAATTTTGAACATGTGCTTCAAAGTTCATTTGAAAGTTTAGCAAACTATATGCTAAAGGATAAAAAAACGATGAATGGGGAACTTCATTTTTCATTGCTTCAAGAAATTGGCGAACCATTTGTCCATATAATATCGTTAGATGAAATTAAACAATGTGATGAACAACTGCGACTATGGGTGAAGGAGGATAACTTATGA
- a CDS encoding HU family DNA-binding protein, with the protein MNKTELVNSVAEATELSKKDASKAVEAVFESIQTALADGEKVQLIGFGNFEVRERAARKGRNPQTGKEIDIAASKVPAFKPGKALKDAVK; encoded by the coding sequence ATGAATAAAACAGAACTAGTTAACTCTGTTGCAGAAGCTACAGAACTTTCTAAAAAAGATGCTTCTAAAGCTGTTGAAGCTGTATTTGAATCAATTCAAACTGCTCTTGCAGATGGTGAAAAAGTACAATTAATCGGTTTTGGAAACTTTGAAGTTCGTGAACGTGCTGCACGTAAAGGGCGTAACCCACAAACAGGTAAAGAAATCGACATCGCTGCTAGCAAAGTACCTGCGTTTAAACCAGGTAAAGCACTTAAAGACGCAGTTAAATAA
- a CDS encoding DUF2768 domain-containing protein, which translates to MDKMWISFGSMGCMFLAMAFMFFVKNKLNNKFLKFILGLIAYILLFIGFITMIYIISNPTKA; encoded by the coding sequence ATGGATAAAATGTGGATATCGTTTGGATCTATGGGTTGTATGTTTTTAGCTATGGCATTTATGTTTTTTGTAAAGAATAAACTGAATAATAAATTCTTGAAATTTATATTAGGTTTGATCGCATACATATTATTGTTTATAGGTTTCATTACGATGATCTATATAATATCTAACCCAACTAAGGCTTAG
- the hepT gene encoding heptaprenyl diphosphate synthase component II — protein MDKMKLKLLYSDLKSDLDIIENELAIAVNSSSHLLNEASLHLLRAGGKRIRPVFVLLAAKFGNYSIDSIKNVAVTVELIHMASLVHDDVIDDAETRRGRETVKAQWNNRVAMYTGDFLFANAIEYITDLQNTYAHEVLSQTMVELCIGEIIQIEDKHFLEQTVRDYLRRIKRKTAILISASCELGAIASEADEKTVKHLKRFGYYVGMSFQIIDDILDLTSTDEQLGKPAGSDLAQGNITLPVLYVKNDPIIEPLLREILEGTISDTNRQLLLAKIRESEGINRAKQISNIYLQKALNEVKQLPANSAKKSLQNIALFMSKRKF, from the coding sequence GTGGATAAGATGAAGTTAAAGTTACTCTATTCCGATTTAAAATCGGATCTTGATATCATCGAAAATGAATTAGCAATAGCGGTGAATTCATCCTCTCACTTATTGAATGAGGCGTCTCTTCATTTATTACGTGCTGGTGGTAAGCGAATTAGACCAGTTTTCGTCTTGCTTGCAGCGAAATTTGGAAACTATTCAATAGACTCTATAAAAAATGTAGCTGTTACTGTTGAACTCATTCATATGGCTTCTCTCGTCCATGATGATGTAATTGACGATGCGGAAACTAGACGGGGAAGAGAAACGGTGAAGGCACAATGGAATAATCGGGTCGCGATGTATACAGGGGATTTTCTTTTTGCAAATGCAATTGAATACATAACAGATTTACAAAATACATATGCACATGAAGTGTTATCACAAACAATGGTGGAACTTTGTATTGGGGAAATTATCCAAATTGAGGATAAGCACTTTCTTGAACAAACAGTTAGAGATTATTTACGTCGGATCAAACGAAAAACGGCTATATTAATCTCTGCGAGCTGTGAATTAGGTGCAATTGCTTCTGAGGCAGATGAGAAAACAGTAAAGCATTTGAAACGTTTTGGATATTATGTCGGAATGTCTTTTCAAATAATCGATGATATTTTAGACCTTACATCTACAGATGAGCAATTAGGCAAACCTGCTGGATCCGATCTCGCACAAGGAAATATTACTTTACCTGTTCTATACGTTAAAAACGATCCGATTATCGAACCATTACTAAGAGAAATATTAGAAGGGACGATTAGTGACACAAATCGACAGCTACTGTTAGCGAAAATTCGCGAATCAGAAGGTATTAATCGTGCCAAACAAATAAGTAATATATACTTGCAAAAAGCGCTAAATGAAGTTAAACAACTACCGGCAAATTCTGCAAAGAAATCGCTACAAAACATCGCTTTGTTTATGAGTAAAAGGAAATTCTAA
- a CDS encoding heptaprenyl diphosphate synthase component 1 codes for MNEALIKQHIKQYKDGILKQVQQSTLLKYTGAPVIDEERLFFTLLPLLNGEEWEESQSKSAIAVTLIFSALAAHDLVKELNATTKEQQLQVLAGDYYSGKYYQLLASDKQLDLIQQLSDGVATISEQKTRFYDRQSYSFEELIHSIQLIESKSIEQLYDYYSFHEYVFVMKESLLLIALKKELEAYEQGNQPFYISKSSQLQANINLLQLEIKKIESILKEEITNSELLQDQLKNIMINKLMKSTLEKQLREG; via the coding sequence ATGAACGAAGCATTGATCAAACAACATATAAAGCAGTATAAAGATGGTATTCTCAAACAAGTTCAGCAAAGTACTTTGTTAAAATATACCGGGGCTCCTGTCATTGATGAAGAGCGTTTGTTTTTTACACTTTTACCACTACTTAATGGGGAAGAATGGGAAGAGTCTCAAAGCAAATCTGCCATTGCAGTTACGCTTATCTTTTCTGCCTTAGCTGCACATGATTTAGTAAAAGAATTGAATGCAACGACCAAGGAACAGCAACTACAAGTATTAGCTGGGGATTATTATAGCGGGAAGTATTACCAGTTACTAGCTAGCGACAAACAATTAGACTTAATCCAACAATTGTCGGATGGTGTCGCGACCATATCCGAACAGAAAACTAGATTTTATGATCGACAATCATATAGCTTTGAAGAACTCATACATTCTATCCAACTGATTGAATCTAAATCTATCGAACAACTTTATGATTATTATTCATTTCATGAGTATGTATTTGTTATGAAAGAGTCTTTGCTACTCATTGCTTTAAAAAAAGAACTAGAAGCATATGAACAAGGCAACCAACCGTTTTACATTAGTAAATCTAGTCAATTACAAGCTAATATTAATTTGCTGCAGTTGGAGATAAAAAAAATTGAGTCTATACTCAAAGAAGAAATCACTAACTCAGAGCTATTACAAGACCAACTAAAAAATATAATGATAAACAAATTAATGAAAAGCACCTTAGAAAAGCAGTTGAGAGAAGGTTAA
- the ndk gene encoding nucleoside-diphosphate kinase, whose protein sequence is MEKTFLMVKPDGVQRNLIGEIVGRFEAKGFQLVGAKLMQIPTELAEQHYGEHKERPFFGELVEFITSGPVFAMVWEGENVISTARLMMGATNPKESAPGTIRGDFAVTVGKNIIHGSDAPESAEREIGLFFKQEELVSYKKDANNWIN, encoded by the coding sequence ATGGAAAAAACATTTTTAATGGTAAAACCTGATGGCGTACAACGTAACTTAATCGGTGAAATCGTAGGTCGTTTTGAAGCAAAAGGATTCCAACTAGTTGGAGCAAAATTAATGCAAATTCCTACTGAACTTGCTGAACAACATTACGGTGAGCATAAAGAACGCCCATTCTTCGGTGAATTAGTAGAATTCATCACTTCTGGACCAGTTTTCGCAATGGTTTGGGAAGGTGAAAACGTTATCTCAACTGCTCGTTTAATGATGGGTGCTACAAACCCTAAAGAATCTGCACCTGGAACTATTCGTGGAGATTTTGCAGTAACTGTAGGGAAAAATATTATCCATGGTTCTGATGCTCCAGAAAGCGCAGAACGCGAAATCGGATTATTCTTCAAACAAGAAGAACTAGTATCTTACAAAAAAGATGCTAACAACTGGATTAACTAA
- a CDS encoding NAD(P)H-dependent glycerol-3-phosphate dehydrogenase, giving the protein MEKVTVLGAGSWGTALAMVLANNDHDCLLWSHRDEQATEINTKHTNKKYLPDTILPANLRATSDFQKAIQYANVIVIAVPTKAIREVCQNMLPFLDEKKLFVHVSKGIEPDSLNRISEMIEDELSRDVMEAIVVLSGPSHAEEVVLKHPTTITVASENMIAAEKIQDLFMNKYFRVYTNDDVIGVEIGAALKNVIALAAGIVDGLGYGDNAKAALITRGLAEISRLGISLGAKGYTFSGLTGMGDLIVTCTSVHSRNWRAGNMLGKGATLETVLEEMGMVVEGVRTTKAAYQLATKQQVDMPITEALYSVLFEQVNPKEAVDILMHRTKKHELEDYKTF; this is encoded by the coding sequence ATGGAAAAAGTAACTGTACTGGGTGCAGGAAGCTGGGGAACAGCCTTAGCCATGGTTCTTGCAAACAATGATCATGACTGTCTACTATGGTCACACAGAGATGAACAAGCAACGGAAATAAATACAAAGCATACAAACAAAAAGTATTTGCCAGATACAATATTACCAGCTAATTTAAGAGCTACTAGTGACTTTCAAAAAGCAATCCAATATGCGAATGTAATTGTGATTGCAGTCCCAACTAAAGCAATTAGAGAAGTTTGCCAAAATATGTTACCTTTTTTGGATGAAAAGAAGTTATTTGTGCATGTTTCTAAAGGAATTGAACCTGATTCCTTAAATAGAATATCAGAAATGATTGAGGATGAATTATCAAGGGATGTTATGGAAGCAATAGTTGTGTTATCTGGTCCTAGTCATGCAGAAGAGGTTGTATTAAAGCATCCAACAACTATTACAGTTGCAAGTGAAAATATGATTGCTGCCGAAAAGATCCAAGATTTGTTTATGAACAAGTATTTCCGGGTTTATACAAACGATGATGTCATCGGTGTAGAAATTGGAGCAGCGCTTAAAAATGTAATAGCTTTAGCGGCTGGAATTGTTGATGGACTAGGTTACGGAGATAATGCAAAAGCAGCACTGATCACTAGAGGACTTGCAGAAATCTCTCGTCTTGGCATTAGTCTAGGTGCAAAAGGCTACACGTTCTCTGGTTTAACAGGTATGGGTGACTTGATCGTAACATGTACAAGTGTGCATTCTAGAAATTGGCGTGCTGGGAATATGTTAGGTAAGGGAGCAACGCTGGAAACAGTATTAGAAGAGATGGGCATGGTCGTAGAAGGTGTTCGAACGACAAAAGCTGCTTATCAGCTCGCTACTAAACAGCAAGTGGATATGCCGATTACGGAAGCATTGTACTCTGTCTTATTTGAACAGGTCAATCCAAAAGAGGCTGTAGACATACTCATGCACCGAACTAAAAAACACGAATTAGAAGATTATAAAACGTTCTAA
- the spoIVA gene encoding stage IV sporulation protein A, which translates to MSSKLYEQIAERTNGDVYIGVVGPVRVGKSTFVKRVMELVVIPNIQEEAERLRAQDELPQSSPGNVIMTAEPKFVPAHGTNIHLGEDQLRLQIRLVDCVGYMIDGIKTHSGEEGQKLVHTPWHSEAIPFEEAARIGTDKVIRDHSTIGIVVTTDGTVNNIPRIAAESAEQQIITQLKEIGKPFVIVLNSKNPGHLETIQLSEELQRQHEVPVIATAVDRMTAEEIQYILQQALYEFPITDIELVKPDWTDVLEPDHFVNNAITSSLQEWLQIVSKMKDVKELASRFKQVPFIQSAEVVEANPGRGSACIQIGLKPEVFQEVCDEWLEEPIESKKDWLLFVKEASTAKKAYNKFSEALEAAKKHGYGVSLPTIQDFQPTAPEIIKQNNFYGVSLKAKAASLHIIRVDMEAEFAPLIGSEFHSQQLLKDLKHGFLHDRDALWQTQVFGTSLVEVLKESLRYKTESVSDVAKKRMRETIERMVNEGDRGMVTFIL; encoded by the coding sequence ATGTCGAGTAAACTGTATGAACAGATAGCAGAAAGAACGAATGGTGATGTGTATATTGGTGTAGTCGGCCCTGTCCGAGTAGGTAAGTCTACTTTTGTAAAACGAGTAATGGAGTTAGTAGTAATCCCGAATATCCAGGAAGAGGCCGAGCGTCTACGTGCACAAGACGAATTGCCTCAAAGTTCACCTGGTAATGTAATAATGACAGCCGAGCCTAAATTTGTGCCTGCACACGGGACAAATATTCATCTAGGAGAAGATCAGCTACGCTTACAAATCAGACTTGTAGATTGTGTGGGGTATATGATTGACGGTATTAAAACACATTCTGGTGAAGAGGGTCAGAAGTTGGTGCATACCCCATGGCATAGCGAAGCAATACCTTTTGAGGAAGCTGCTAGAATTGGCACAGACAAAGTAATTAGAGATCATTCAACTATTGGTATTGTTGTCACTACGGATGGAACAGTAAATAATATCCCACGTATAGCAGCTGAAAGTGCAGAACAACAAATTATCACACAATTAAAAGAAATTGGTAAACCATTTGTAATCGTTTTAAACAGTAAAAATCCAGGTCATTTAGAGACGATTCAATTGAGTGAAGAATTACAGAGACAACATGAGGTTCCGGTAATTGCAACTGCCGTTGATCGTATGACTGCTGAGGAAATTCAATACATACTCCAACAAGCACTCTATGAATTTCCGATCACGGATATCGAATTAGTCAAACCAGATTGGACAGATGTACTTGAACCGGACCATTTTGTCAATAATGCCATCACTTCATCCTTGCAAGAGTGGCTGCAGATAGTATCTAAAATGAAAGACGTGAAAGAATTAGCTTCTAGATTTAAACAGGTTCCCTTTATCCAATCTGCAGAAGTGGTAGAGGCAAATCCCGGCAGAGGATCTGCATGTATACAAATTGGTTTAAAACCCGAAGTGTTTCAAGAAGTTTGTGATGAATGGTTAGAGGAACCTATTGAGTCTAAAAAGGATTGGCTACTATTTGTTAAAGAGGCTTCAACAGCTAAAAAGGCTTATAATAAATTTTCAGAGGCATTAGAAGCAGCAAAAAAACATGGTTACGGTGTATCTTTACCAACTATTCAAGATTTTCAGCCAACTGCACCTGAAATTATAAAACAAAATAATTTCTATGGTGTAAGTTTAAAAGCAAAAGCCGCTTCTCTTCACATTATTCGAGTGGATATGGAAGCCGAATTTGCACCATTAATCGGATCTGAATTTCACAGTCAGCAATTATTAAAAGATCTAAAACATGGTTTTTTACATGACCGAGATGCTTTATGGCAAACACAGGTTTTTGGAACTTCTTTAGTAGAAGTTTTAAAAGAAAGTTTACGTTATAAAACAGAAAGTGTATCTGATGTTGCGAAGAAAAGAATGCGCGAAACGATCGAACGAATGGTGAATGAAGGTGACCGAGGGATGGTCACATTTATATTGTGA